The following DNA comes from Castanea sativa cultivar Marrone di Chiusa Pesio chromosome 10, ASM4071231v1.
TTCCACCTACATAAAACAAGCAGCCCCATTATGACAATTCAAATAGGAGTTGCCAATAGAGTAAACTAGAAATCTTTACTGATCAGACAATTGGTCAAACTGTAGATATTAACTCACATTCTTCTCCTTTGCTCTCTCTCATGGTAAGGATAATAATTCAAACTTGTGGAAACTGAACAAATGAAGAAGTAACACAATGCAAATGCATGTGCATGCATAACCATTTGCACTATTATATGttcaagcatatatatatatatataggtgctTGTGCATGTGCATGTTGATTAGAGTATTGTCCCAAAGAGGCATCTTAAAGAAGTGTATTGTGCCAGATCATGATCCTAGGTATAGAACATATgaatttgaaaatccaacacttAGGTCACAGATATAAACCTTAAACTCCCTCTTGAGTCGATCGACAATAATCTCAAGGTGCAATTCTCCCATTCCTTCAATCACTGTCTGGTTGATCTCTTCATCCCGTGAGAAGTGAAAAGAAGGGTCTTCTTGAGCAAGTTTGATTAACCCAGTTGCCATCTTATCAACATCAGCTTTAGTCTTGGGTTCAATTGCAACCTTGATCACAGGATCAGGGAAGTCCATCCGTTCAAGCACAATGGGATTCTCAGGATCGCTCAGTGTTTCGCCTGTAATGGTATCTTTCAGACCAGCAAGAGCAATAATGTCACCTGTTAAAGCTACCTTAACATCCTCTCTGCTGTTTGCATGCATTTCTAGAAGTCTACcaatcctttcttttttgtttttgtttgcaTTCAGTACATAGGATCCTGCAGTCAGCTTTCCTGAATACACCCTCACAAATGTAAGGGAACCCACAAATGAATCACTCATGATCTTGAAAGCTAGTCCAGAGAATGGCTCATCATCACTTGCAGCCCTTTCAATTATCAGTTCTGGGTTCTCTGGGTCAGTCCCCTTCATTGCTGGCAAATCAACTGGAGAAGGCAAATAATCCACAACGGCATCAAGCAATGGTTGAACACCCTTATTTTTAAAAGCTGAGCCACATAATACTGGGACAAAACTGCTTGAGATGGTTCCCTTccttattaatttcttaatgGTTTCCTCATCAGGTTCAACTCCTTCTAGGTAGCTCTCCATAGCTTGATCATCTAAGTCAATTATGGTTTCTATCATCTGAGATCGATACTCTTGTGCTAGCTTTTGAAGATCTGTTGGAATATCCTCATAGTCAAACTTAGCACCCAACTCTTCTCCTGACCAAACTATAGCTTTCATCTTCACAAGATCAACAACTCCCTGAAAGGTATCTTCTGAACCAATAGGTATTTGAATCACCAGTGGTTTAGCACCCAAATTTGTCACTATCATGTCTCTTGTACGGAAAAAGTTTGCTCCAAGACGATCCATTTTATTGACAAAGCAGATTCTGGGTACTCCATATTTATCAGCTTGCCTCCAAACAGTTTCAGATTGTGGTTCCACACCAGCAACGCTATCAAACAAGCATATAGTGCCATCCAATACCCTGAGAGCCCGTTCCACTTCAAGAGTGAAGTCAACATGGCCAGGAGTATCAATAATGTTAATCCGGTGTTTGTTCCAAAATGTGGTAGTTGCAGCAGAAGTTATGGTAATCCCTCTTTCTTGTTCTTGCTCCATCCAGTCCATTGTAGCTGTTCCTTCATGTACCTCCCCTATTTTATAGTTTCTTCCTGTATAGTAAAGAATCCGTTCGGTAGTGGTTGTTTTTCCTGCATCTATGTGAGCCATAATTCCAATATTGCGATAATCATTCAATGGTACTGCACGCTTTGACTCTGGCccaaagacaaaagaaaaataatctcTGCTATGTTAGCTGATACACAAAAGGTTTCACAAACCATAATGAAGAGTAATCTATATAGGCTTTTGTCACAGTATGCCATGATATAAACAATGAAACAAGCAAGAATGCATATCACTTATCCCATTATC
Coding sequences within:
- the LOC142613169 gene encoding elongation factor G-2, chloroplastic, translated to MAAESVRVSASSACNFSFNGSQRRPTIPLSPARFLGLRPRRQSSSSEFHGTVRLNSISSKPSTSQIRRNFSVFAMATEESKRAVPLNDYRNIGIMAHIDAGKTTTTERILYYTGRNYKIGEVHEGTATMDWMEQEQERGITITSAATTTFWNKHRINIIDTPGHVDFTLEVERALRVLDGTICLFDSVAGVEPQSETVWRQADKYGVPRICFVNKMDRLGANFFRTRDMIVTNLGAKPLVIQIPIGSEDTFQGVVDLVKMKAIVWSGEELGAKFDYEDIPTDLQKLAQEYRSQMIETIIDLDDQAMESYLEGVEPDEETIKKLIRKGTISSSFVPVLCGSAFKNKGVQPLLDAVVDYLPSPVDLPAMKGTDPENPELIIERAASDDEPFSGLAFKIMSDSFVGSLTFVRVYSGKLTAGSYVLNANKNKKERIGRLLEMHANSREDVKVALTGDIIALAGLKDTITGETLSDPENPIVLERMDFPDPVIKVAIEPKTKADVDKMATGLIKLAQEDPSFHFSRDEEINQTVIEGMGELHLEIIVDRLKREFKVEANVGAPQVNYRESISRISEVKYVHKKQSGGQGQFADITVRFEPMEAGSGYEFKSEIKGGAVPREYIPGVMKGLEECMSNGVLAGFPVVDVRAVLVDGSYHDVDSSVLAFQLAARGAFREGMRKAAPKMLEPIMKVEVVTPEEHLGDVIGDLNSRRGQINSFGDKPGGLKVVDALVPLAEMFQYVSTLRGMTKGRASYIMQLAKFDVVPQHIQNQLSAAKEQVAA